Genomic window (Salinibacterium sp. M195):
GGATTCGACGATGCGTTGTTTTTTGCATGGCGTCAAGATCCCGACTTCATCCTTAACCGCGAGCCATACAGCCACGGCAAAATATTGGTCACCGGTTCCGACTTCGGCACGGGCTCCAGCCGCGAGCACGCGGTGTGGGCACTGCGCGATTACGGCTTTCAGGCAGTTCTCAGTTCCCGTTTTGGCGATATTTTTCGGGGCAACTCAGGAAAGCAGGGTTTGCTCGCAGCCCAGCTAACTGAAGAAGAAATCGAAACAATCTGGGCTCTCATCGACGCCGAGCCCGGTCTTGAGATCACGGTCGATCTCGAAGCTCGCACGGTAACTGCGGGTTCAACGCAGTTCACTTTCGAGATAGATGATTACACTAGGTGGCGTTTGCTTGAGGGGCTCGATGACATCGGCCTCACTCTGAGAAACGAAACAGACATCACGGAGTTCGAAAGCCGCCGAGAATCATGGCGACCTAAGACTTTGCCAGCGAAGTAGAGGTAACGATGAATCCATTGGCTCAAGACTCAACAGCCGCAGCCAAGCGAACCGGATTACTTTCCAACCAGATCATCATCAATGGTGGAAAGCCGCTTCGTGGGCGCATCAACGTTCGCGGCGCAAAAAACCTCGCCACCAAGGCGATGGTTGCGGCTCTGCTCGCAGACACCCCCAGCGTGCTCAAAGATGTTCCGGCCATTAGCGACGTTGGTGTCGTCACCGGAATGCTCGAAGCGTACGGGGTCACTGTCACGGAGACCGGCGACGGCGAGCTCACCCTCGACCCCAAGAATGTTCTCAAGGCACACTTTGCCAAGATCGACGCGCTTGCTGGCTCTAGCCGTATCCCGATTCTCTTCTGCGGACCGCTGCTGCACCGCCTCGGCGAAGCGCTCATTCCCGACCTCGGTGGTTGCCGCATTGGCGACCGTCCCATTGACTTCCACTTGGATGCCCTGCGTGCGTTCGGTGCAGTAGTCGATAAGAGCTATGAAGGTATTCGACTCACGGCTCCCGATGGACTTCACGGTGCCGATATCGACTTGCCATACCCCAGCGTGGGAGCAACCGAACAGGTTCTCCTCACTGCGGTTCTCGCTAAGGGCGTTACCGAGCTCAAGGGTGCGGCTATTGAGCCTGAGATCATGGATCTCATTGCCATCCTGCAAAAGATGGGCGCGATCATCAATGTCGAGCCCAACCGCGTCATCTTCATTGAGGGTGTCGAGAAGCTCAGCGGCTACAACCACCGTGCGCTCTTCGACCGCAACGAGGCCGCAAGTTGGGCATCCGCAGCTCTGGCAACCGGTGGCGATATTTTCGTCGAAGGTGCGAAGCAACAAGAGCTGATGAACTTCTTGAATATCTTCCGCAAAGTCGGGGGAGCATTCGACGTCGCTGAAGACGGCATCCGTTTCTGGCACCCGGGCGGTGCGCTCAAGCCCGTCGTCATTGAGACAGACGTTCACCCCGGTTTCATGACCGACTGGCAGCAGCCATTGATTGTTGCGCT
Coding sequences:
- the leuD gene encoding 3-isopropylmalate dehydratase small subunit, producing the protein MDKVTTVSGIAVPLKRSNVDTDQIIPAEFLKRVTKTGFDDALFFAWRQDPDFILNREPYSHGKILVTGSDFGTGSSREHAVWALRDYGFQAVLSSRFGDIFRGNSGKQGLLAAQLTEEEIETIWALIDAEPGLEITVDLEARTVTAGSTQFTFEIDDYTRWRLLEGLDDIGLTLRNETDITEFESRRESWRPKTLPAK
- the murA gene encoding UDP-N-acetylglucosamine 1-carboxyvinyltransferase, with translation MNPLAQDSTAAAKRTGLLSNQIIINGGKPLRGRINVRGAKNLATKAMVAALLADTPSVLKDVPAISDVGVVTGMLEAYGVTVTETGDGELTLDPKNVLKAHFAKIDALAGSSRIPILFCGPLLHRLGEALIPDLGGCRIGDRPIDFHLDALRAFGAVVDKSYEGIRLTAPDGLHGADIDLPYPSVGATEQVLLTAVLAKGVTELKGAAIEPEIMDLIAILQKMGAIINVEPNRVIFIEGVEKLSGYNHRALFDRNEAASWASAALATGGDIFVEGAKQQELMNFLNIFRKVGGAFDVAEDGIRFWHPGGALKPVVIETDVHPGFMTDWQQPLIVALTQAEGRSVVHETVYENRLGFTSALIEMGADIEVYEEGLESVSRRVPRRPLEQAAVIIGPTPLHGADVEIPDLRGGFSHLIAALTAEGQSTVSNVGIIARGYEHFVDKLESLGADFIYEG